The DNA sequence GACAGCTCCTCCTCTTTCAACATCATTCGAAATCAAGAACTGTTTAATACGAGGTTTCAATTCCTTCAGACATCTCAAACATGTTCACACTCGTCTCCTCCGTTTTGGTCTTGACCAAGACAACTACCTCATCAACATGTTCCTTAAATCCATCTTCACATTTTCAAACCAATCTTATGCTCATCTAGTGTTCAATCAAACCCACGAACCCAATGTCTTTCTTTGGAACACAATGATCCAAGGCCTTGTGTCCAAGAATTGCTTTGATGAGGCTCTTCAGCTCTTCGTTTCGATGCGAAAAGAGAGCTTTTTGCCCAACAATTTCACCTTCCCTTTTGTTCTTAAGGCTTGTGCTAGGCTTAATGACTATAAAGTTGGGTTGGAAGTTCATAGTGTTGTGGTGAAATGTGGGTTTGATTGTGATGTTTTTGTGAAGACTGGGATGGTTTGTTTGTATGCGAGGTGCGGGCATTTGGGTGATGCACATAAGGTGTTTGAGGATATTGTTGAGAAGAATGTTGTTTCTTGGACTGCGATTATAAGTGGGTATATGGGTATTGGAAAGTTTAAGGAAGCAATTGGTATGTTTAAGGGTATGTTGGAGATGAATTTGAGGCCGGATAGTTATACACTTGTTAGGGTTTTGTCGGCTTGTAGTCAGTTGGGTGATGTTAAAACTGGGGTTTGGGTTCATCGGTATGTGGCCTATATTGGTATGGAGAGGAATGTTTTTGTTGGTACGGCGTTGGTGGATATGTATGCTAAAAGCGGGAATATGGAGGCAGCTCGTAGGGTATTTGATGGGATGCTGGAGAAGGATATAGTGTCGTGGAGTGCGATGATTCAGGGTTATGCATCTAATGGTCTTCCTAAAGAAGCGTTGGATCTTTTTTATGCAATGCAGAAGGAGAATTTGAAGCCTGATTGTTATGCAATGGTTGGGGTCCTTTCTGCTTGTGCAAGGTTAGGAGCGCTAGACTTAGGGGTTTGGGCGAGCAGCTTAATTGATAAGAATGAGTTCTTGACCAACCCTGTGATGGGTACTGCGTTGATTGACATGTATGCAAAATGTGGGAAACTGGCTTTAGCATGGGATATCTTTGAGGGGATGAAGGAGAAGGACCGTGTTGTTTGGAATGCTATGATAAATGGGCTTGCTATGAATGGGCATGTTAGAGCTGCGTTTGGTCTCTTTGCACAGTTGGAAAAATTTGGGATACACCCTGATGGGAACACTTTTATGGCCCTGCTTTGTGGGTGTACTCATGCTGGTCTTGTGGATGAGGGACGCAAGTACTTCCACAGTATGAAAGATGTCTATTCTCTGACTCCTACAATCGAACATTATGGATGCATCGTGGATCTTTTAGGGAGGGCTGGTTCATTGAAAGAAGCCCACCAGTTGATTAAAAATATGCCAATTGAAGCGAATGCCATAGTTTGGGGAGGCTTGTTACACGGATGTAGGCTACACCGGGATACCCAGTTGGCAGAAGAGGTTCTAAAGAAGTTGGTTGAGTTAGAACCTTGGAATTCCGGAAATTATGTTCTTTTGTCCAACATTTTCTCTGCTAATCATAAATGGGACGATGCAGTAAGCATTAGATCGACTATGAATGAGAGAGGCATTCAAAAAATACCAGCGTAtagctggattgaagttgatGGAATCGTTCATGAGTTTCTTGTGGGAGATAAGTCTCACCCCTTGTCAGAGAAGATCTATGCTAAACTTGATGACTTAGCCGAAAAATTAAAAGCAGCTGGTTACATCCCAACAACAGAGTTTGTGCTCTTTGACATTGAAGAGGAGGAGAAAGAACATTTCATTGGTTGTCATAGTGAAAAGTTGGCCATTGCATTTGGGTTAATAAGTACTAAACCAAATGATGTGATCCGGGTAGTCAAGAATCTTCGAGTTTGTGGTGATTGTCATGCGGCCATCAAGCTTATCTCAAAAATTACAAATAGGGAGATTATAGTCAGGGATACTAACCGGTTCCATTGTTTTACTGATGGGTCATGTTCATGCAACGATTATTGGTGATATAAGGTTAGATCCACCAATATATGCATTGATATTCTTGTGGTGTCTGCTGTCTCACATTAGTTTATCCCAACATTTTTTCATCACAGGTACGTTGCTGAAAATTGTGTGCATTTAGTCTTTTTTTAGCTCAGTTTGTTCGCTCTTTAGTTAATTACTTGTACGTTAACTAAAGAAGGTATTAGTTTAGATGTTATACACAGAGGAAAATAGAAGAAATTTCGAATTTCTACATTTATTTTAACTGATTATCCAACCATTGTTTTGTTTAATTGCAAGTGCAACTTTCCTAAATGTACTGATAGTTGCCTTCACATGTTCTGGTGAATTTCTAGTCATCTCACTTCAATAACTTTGCTATAGATGTGATGAATAATGAATTGCACCACACAGTTTACTTACTAATTTATTCGCTAGTTATCTAACAATGAAATATGATGCATAGGTTTTTTGATTATGTGCTTGTTCgtttattcttttcttttgtctaCATCAGAGGTTACATAATTTGTACATCCTGTTTTGTAAGAATCTAGTACTTGAACGTAGATACAGGTAGTGACATATGGTAAGAGGCATCACTATAGTAGGCAAAGGTTTCTTGTTTGTTCTTTCAATTGTTTTTGAAGAGCAGACCTTTCATAATGTTCGTAGTTTGACGTGTGCAGCTTCTGCCACTTGTTTTTTTTGCATGAATTTTTGTTACTTTCCACTCTATTGTCTAAAGTCTAATGTATATCCTACGAACAGGAACTTCtatataaatgttattttaGGTTTTTGACAAGTAATGCCACTACATTTAATTACCTATCACTAAGAAACTGGCCATTTATCTGTGTTCACCTGTAATTGTCTTGTCGAAAGATATGTCTGCTAGCTTCAAGGGTAATGTTTCTGACTAGACCCAAACCCTTCTTCTTAGGTGAAGCTCCCTGACGTGGAACTTACTCGCATTGCCTGACAAGATAAAATAGTAAAAATGTAGCATACaagatgtattttttttttaatgaaatgaaAAGTTGTGAACATGTATAGAATATAAGTTGCAAGGAATAAATTAGAGCGTAATAATTATTGATGATGTATTTGATTAAGATAGAGGTAAACTTGAATCCTATCTCAAAGTGGAAGGATTGAGCTATAGTTTAAATTGTACGACTgaatgaaattattaatattcaCACCTAATAGTACATAGTTCTTCAATATCCACCTTATTTCATCCTCTGGAAGTTTATAATTATGCTTCGAATGATAAAGACATGTGATTAATCCCTAAAGATATTCATAAAGGATGCAAATTAAAGGAATACATTTTTTGTAACTACATTTGTCACGGACGTCTCTGGCATAATTGTCATCATATTGGATGAGTTGAATCTATTAGGTATGCATTcttgtaaattattttatataatatatatatcggAAACTTTAGACAGCTTTTGACCAGAAAATTTTGAAGGTGGCGTCTCTTTCATCAATGTGCTGTAGCCTGTAGTATCATTAAACTGAAAACCTtatttaatacataaaatagATACATccattgtactccctccgtcccaacagaTAGCTTACGTacactttttgcacgtattttgaggctcgtgtaaagtatagttatataacgttttttcaaatttttctttttttgaataaaaatttaaacgtcaaactttttttttaggaattttaaaaaaaatatatacattatgcaagtatactttatacgagctttaaaatgcgtgccaaaaagtaacgtaaagaacctggtgggacggagggagtatacatttattaatttattgtatTAGGCCTACTAATCTTATGTCTCTCCTAGTAAATCTGTGTACTAACTTTATCtgctaaaaaattaaatttatactccCCTTACCACCAAAGATATATAACGGAGGTAAACTGAAGTGTCCAGAACTCATGATGGAGGACAACAGCAGTAGTTACAGGAAAAGCACAACACTGTCACATTTTCATCTCGGATTATGTAAAGTGATGATTTGAGGAACACAGGGGGTCTATCTCTGCAGATCATGGTTGCCGATTTGTGTTATAATGGTAATGGTGTCCATTTAGATGCCTAAATgatcaatttttttcttttctttgggtttgtaaactttttatttatttattttcctccttGATATGAAATTTGCAATAACTGAAGAGCACCCATGTTTGAAATATTATCAAAAGTTGGGATTACTAATTTTTTGACGGGCCCCATTTGTTTACTGCTTAACGATGCTTAATGAGCTCAACTGACTGATTAATCTCATTTGGTAATCTTTTTTCACAGAGCTGAGCGAAACATATTATGCTGACTCATTTATGCTTAGATTTCTGTCTTATCAATTCAGCTGTGTATATCTACAGAGAATTAACATGGTTTGGACTTATTTACATATTCACGTGGATAATAAATAGATTAACAgctttagaaaaatataaacgaATGCTAATTTTGCAGCTTTATAGTGTGCAAAAAAAGTGTTTTTACAATTTATGAAttagttattatttatttgCATGAAGCTTAAAagattctttcattatttttttgtttatttaataaagattttttttatcattttcttagttgaaataattaatcaatgAGAAAATTCGGAAATAAAATCATTCAGATATTACTGAAATTTATATGTcaaatgatatttattattcaGCATTCAGATATATTATTCAATTAGATATAACTAGttcagatttgccaaatgaccCCGCTTTAGGAATGGtgattaatataattgtttGCTATAAAATGAAGGGTATAATGggaaaaaatgatttataattgGTTTGAATAGATGAAGATTAATGAACCAGTGGCCTTGCATCATCAATCAAACTATGTAGTTGCATATGACTTTGCTTATATTCTAGACGGGTTTAATAAACCAAATTTAAATGTTTAGGTGAAGGTATACATTTGTTATTCTGTGTACCAAGTCATTGCTCCCTTTCACTTGTAAAATCTTTGTTTCCTCTATCGATTGTCTTTACGGAACCAGGGGAAATTATGAATGACAAAAGCTTAAAAAGTTAGCAATATACACCCAATTAGTCCTGTGGTCTTGTTATCAGTTTGGATATATGCTTGTTGATTCATCTGCTTAATGCAGCTGATTTTAGCTGAACTTTCTCAGGTTAGAATGCAAGTAATTCTGACACAGAAGGATTTGTTGATGATTCTTGATCAGCACATGACATAGCATATCTGTTCAATTCAGCATGAAAGTAAGTTAAAT is a window from the Daucus carota subsp. sativus chromosome 8, DH1 v3.0, whole genome shotgun sequence genome containing:
- the LOC108197263 gene encoding putative pentatricopeptide repeat-containing protein At3g08820, whose amino-acid sequence is MTAPPLSTSFEIKNCLIRGFNSFRHLKHVHTRLLRFGLDQDNYLINMFLKSIFTFSNQSYAHLVFNQTHEPNVFLWNTMIQGLVSKNCFDEALQLFVSMRKESFLPNNFTFPFVLKACARLNDYKVGLEVHSVVVKCGFDCDVFVKTGMVCLYARCGHLGDAHKVFEDIVEKNVVSWTAIISGYMGIGKFKEAIGMFKGMLEMNLRPDSYTLVRVLSACSQLGDVKTGVWVHRYVAYIGMERNVFVGTALVDMYAKSGNMEAARRVFDGMLEKDIVSWSAMIQGYASNGLPKEALDLFYAMQKENLKPDCYAMVGVLSACARLGALDLGVWASSLIDKNEFLTNPVMGTALIDMYAKCGKLALAWDIFEGMKEKDRVVWNAMINGLAMNGHVRAAFGLFAQLEKFGIHPDGNTFMALLCGCTHAGLVDEGRKYFHSMKDVYSLTPTIEHYGCIVDLLGRAGSLKEAHQLIKNMPIEANAIVWGGLLHGCRLHRDTQLAEEVLKKLVELEPWNSGNYVLLSNIFSANHKWDDAVSIRSTMNERGIQKIPAYSWIEVDGIVHEFLVGDKSHPLSEKIYAKLDDLAEKLKAAGYIPTTEFVLFDIEEEEKEHFIGCHSEKLAIAFGLISTKPNDVIRVVKNLRVCGDCHAAIKLISKITNREIIVRDTNRFHCFTDGSCSCNDYW